In Theileria parva strain Muguga chromosome 4 map unlocalized ctg_529, whole genome shotgun sequence, one DNA window encodes the following:
- the pqqL gene encoding Peptidase M16 inactive domain protein codes for MPVLFTFFNNRSIILQCLSFLFIIINISQALSINLNKNYQFLHELNPRIHLFSFIRPPSQSSNSGTLNKQVFSYKKLFGREELLTENDVYRGSLENGLKYSFYKKDTPTLEAYLQVCSGSADEKDNQRGIAHLCEHVTYMGSKKRTRLCNYSVKTNAFTDYNQTVFFVKTDSELGCNTKKEKLHKVLDTLLDVVEAPSQFSQYELDKERKAVLSEAKIITTAEYYKNCNTVKTIHKENILPVRFPIGDLDMIMNYKVEDLKAYHSQHYIPDNIQLFIQGNLDETDVSETINDVFSKLENPPNLKEIRLLYKNTEKARRKGMPPVTHIYNQKEPVFDVWLCDKLPCFSFEILKKLPIPPIRTFSDYYNFILSKLVYKILSINFMIFKRDTQLYNNVEANDYDCVNEGCRLRSLDIKCDTGDWKNSVFYVISEIGRFLGECVSNKFLDYAKDALLYDFETKNYKENNTADFIENHICDRANLDKNQTIKLIKRSYDDIDPNNVLQRLNDMFSWYKGDLRGLKVLATTPVQNVTLEELRELFNHAITTKIKFSSLQVNLPDSLLDKKHVEEIKARSSDNIFPQLDKNFHKESFDYEGYLSNLSEPNKNLFKRYYMDFKEYLNLSKHVELCVPTPRRECPEIESILAKQFDCDLNQQENSHIIYNLLQAQKPLVRTQPCELYKKTLENEKTTDINTSDLNRNQTELSKSDPNNKKTESLSDLYDMYTLNNNVRVNTRRTDDNSVYLSANIPIYEYILNNRIPELGNNSDRESIIKTNKLMLLLISTSLMESGSMGSLDRKQVELFCELNSINVNISLNYDYLNISINVPFTSNNGENNVKPLEYSLQILNNILENYRITQDEFDRAKQKITSDHKKYIKDIKNYGIGELLHNMSGGILGFEGLEIDKLDEIKYETVVKETKKLVNSTAKEVNVVSNFDLKKLRKYVTQYLSSSLIVSKNTITDEAKSELNQLEFSKTSSTSHFLDNFESQLYYRKNMVKFFDDVTDKAIVLVGGHAPNASGFITDGTHISKLLENTFRDSSETKEDIDKLAIMRRELWMHPAFPKAASDLFSEALNSDLFMKLRTMKNLTYDTRLEVVTNDISDSFFVISAFSNKRNYPVILSEIINYLKRLSNQELDFGKTYLDNCKKLIKAKIKEKKQGYYAGNMSGIQLEQALTKNILSITEYEKVLDEITPEDFTLLMTSQGFGIDPHNMYTRVLYSGD; via the exons atgccagttttatttacattttttaataatcgCAGTATAATCCTACAATGTTTGTCATTTTTGTTCATTATAATAAACATATCGCAAGCTCTTAgcattaatttaaataagaattatcaatttttacatGAGTTAAATCCTAGAATACATTTGTTCTCATTTATTAGGCCTCCATCGCAATCGTCAAac tCTGGAACTTTGAATAAACAAGTTTTTTCTTATAAGAAG cTTTTTGGACGTGAAGAACTACTGACTGAGAATGATGTGTACAGAGGTTCACTGGAAAATGGACTAAAATACtcattttacaaaaaagaTACACCTACTTTGGAAGCTTATTTACAAGTATGCTCGGGAAGCGCAGATGAAAAGGATAATCAAAGAGGAATAGCCCATTTATGTGAACACGTGACATATATGGGTAGCAA gAAAAGAACTAGACTTTGTAATTATTCAGTTAAAACAAACGCCTTCACTGACTACAATCAGACAGTTTTCTTTGTTAAAACTGATAGCGAGTTGGGTTGTAACACAAAAAAGGAAAAATTACACAAGGTTCTTGACACACTGTTGGATGTTGTAGAG GCTCCTTCACAATTTAGTCAATATGAGTTGGATAAGGAAAGAAAGGCAGTTTTATCAGAAGCAAAAATAATCACAACGGCAGAGTACTACAAAAATTGTAACACAGTAAAGACAATTCATAAAGAAAACAt ATTGCCCGTGAGATTTCCAATTGGAGACCTGGATATGATTATGAATTATAAAGTTGAAGATCTGAAAGCATACCATTCTCAACACTATATACCAGATAATATACAATTGTTTATACAag GAAACCTGGATGAGACAGATGTTTCGGAAACGATAAATGATGTGTTTTCAAAATTGGAAAACCCACCTAATCTTAAAGAAATAAGGCTACTTTATAAGAATACGGAAAAGGCAAG GAGGAAAGGAATGCCACCAGTAACGCACATATATAACCAGAAGG aaCCCGTGTTTGATGTTTGGTTGTGTGATAAGCTTCCGTGCTTTTCatttgaaatattaaagAAGTTGCCAATCCCACCAATAAGAACATTCTCAGACTACTACAACTTCATACTAAGcaaattagtatataagATTCTGAGTATCAATTTCATGATATTTAAGAGGGACACCCAACTTTACAATAACGTTGAGGCAAACGACTATGACTGTGTGAATGAAGGATGTAGACTACGGTCGCTGGATATAAAGTGTGATACTGGTGACTGGAAGAATTCAGTATTTTACGTCATTTCTGAAATTGGGCGTTTTCTAGGGGAGTGTGTGAGTAACAAGTTTTTGGATTACGCAAAGGATGCACTGCTGTATGATTTCGAGACTAAGAATTACAAAGAAAACAATACAGCAGACTTTATAGAGAATCATATATGTGATAGAGCAAACCTAGATAAGAATCAAacaataaagttaattaagAGAAGCTACGACGATATTGACCCTAATAATGTTTTACAAAGATTAAATGATATGTTCAGCTGGTATAAAGGTGATTTGAGGGGTTTAAAAGTTCTTGCTACAACCCCAGTACAAA ATGTTACATTGGAAGAACTGAGGGAACTTTTCAATCATGCGATTActacaaaaattaaatttagtagTTTGCAAGTAAAC CTACCCGACTCCCTATTGGACAAGAAACACGTTGAAGAAATAAAAGCAAGGTCTAGCGATAACATATTCCCACAACTGGATAAAAACTTTCATAAGGAGTCATTCGATTATGAAGGATACCTTTCAAACTTGAGTGAACCGAACAAGAACTTGTTTAAACGATATTACATGGACTTTAAGGAATATTTGAACTTGTCGAAACATGTTGAGCTGTGTGTTCCAACCCCAAGAAGAGAGTGCCCAGAGATTGAGTCTATTTTGGCTAAACAATTTGACTGTGACTTGAATCAACAAGAAAATTcacatataatttacaatttattacaaGCACAGAAACCATTAGTAAGAACACAACCCTGTGaactttataaaaaaacacttgaaaatgaaaaaactACCGATATAAATACGAGTGATCTGAATAGAAATCAAACTGAATTATCAAAATCTGATCCTAATAACAAAAAAACTGAATCATTATCTGATTTATACGACATGTACACTTTGAACAATAATGTTAGAGTTAACACCAGACGTACAGACGATAATTCGGTGTACCTATCAGCAAATATACCAATATatgaatatatattaaataacaGGATACCAGAACTGGGAAATAATTCGGACAGGGaatcaataattaaaacGAATAAGCTGATGCTCCTTTTAATATCAACTAGCCTGATGGAAAGCGGTTCAATGGGTTCGTTGGATAGAAAGCAGGTGGAATTATTTTGTGAACTCAACTCAATTAATGTTAACATCTCACTCAACTATGACTATCTTAACATCTCAATAAATGTACCGTTCACGAGTAATAATGgagaaaataatgttaaacCGTTGGAATATTCACTGCAgattttaaataacataCTAGAGAATTATCGCATAACGCAAGACGAATTTGACAGAGCTAAGCAGAAAATCACGTCAGATCATAAGAAATACATCAAAGATATTAAG AATTATGGGATTGGTGAGCTCTTGCATAACATGAGTGGAGGCATTCTTGGATTTGAAGGACTggaaattgataaattagaCGAAATTAAATATGAAACTGTAGTAAAGGAGACTAAAAAATTGGTTAATAGCACCGCTAAGGAAGTCAATGTAGTGAGCAACTTTGACCTGAAGAAGCTGAGGAAATACGTTACTCAGTATTTGAGTAGCTCATTAATAGTATCGAAGAATACAATCACAGATGAGGCAAAAAGTGAATTGAACCAATTGGAATTTAGTAAAACATCGTCTACTTCTCATTTTTTAGACAATTTTGAGTCTCAGCTATACTACAGAAAGAACATGGTTAAGTTCTTTGATGATGTCACAGACAAAGCAATTGTGCTGGTGGGAGGACACGCCCCAAATGCCAGCGGATTTATAACTGATGGGACACACATTTCAAAACTGTTGGAAAACACATTCAG agaTTCCTCTGAAACAAAAGAAGATATAG ATAAACTGGCAATAATGAGGAGAGAGTTGTGGATGCACCCAGCGTTCCCAAAAGCGGCTTCTGATTTGTTTTCAGAGGCCCTAAACTCCGATTTATTCATGAAa tTGAGGACTATGAAGAATTTGACATATGACACGAGGTTAGAAGTCGTGACAAACGACATTAGTGATAGCTTTTTTGTGATTTCAGCGTTCAGCAATAAAAGAAACTATCCAGTGATTTTGTcagaaataattaattaccTGAAGAGACTGTCAAACCAGGAATTAGACTTCGGTAAAACTTATTTGGACAACTGTAAGAAATTAATAAAGGCCAAAATTAAGGAGAAGAAGCAAGGGTACTATGCAGGCAATATGTCTGGAATACAATTGGAACAGGCCTTAACAAAGAATATACTTTCAATAACTGAATATGAGAAGGTGCTGGACGAAATAACTCCTGAAGATTTCACACTTCTAATGACCTCACAAGGGTTCGGAATTGATCCACATAA
- the PP2AA3 gene encoding Vacuolar 14 Fab1-binding region family protein: protein MDSIPTQCGPHKTYSINSLEPTSSIQSESYLYDKKFVDFIEKDEYIKLFNHYIHLGGDPARYALKRVHLLSHHLGSDLTHECLVPFLSSLQKTVDISLLPAFCDSWLLLYKNIDEIETLLLIFKSFEFFLSHENPQIRVKATKNVMLIVESSIKPSKNGKSSSLEVVNSILCPMIGTFVESDWFPCAKSACYLIPKIYSYASEKSQNELRQAFQRLCDSETLTVKIAAAKNLKQVISIIEPEHAISMFWLVLKNMSIDNEEEIRMLAVDCSLVFAKQCTPEQNLNLNIPLLKAASEDTSWKVREFVGLNFIKIYETFDELVVKDNLFDSHVNLLCDNNDRVKSSSIRSFSNWSGILSQELIEAYVPILDNLAKKSNKDIRQSVCKTLALFAMKLKKKDALSILRPTIQLLLTDESMEVRLRVVENIHLICDREEFYGLIGEKLIETIDTSIENPIWRNRLVIAEQLTSFFSHFGATIFEQSFLNVLFRLLLDDVWKVRNAVLVSLEKICNECGSIWAVKFILSELKTIYLTPRQSSFTKNKKTKSSIRIVIIQALVAVAKSIDVENLIEHIMPLLLNSLTDSIPNIRFVSVNSLANIFIIYKNEKPELFLQAKCALIKLCQDSDEDVKYFAKRALDTYERSFSDHLVM from the exons ATGGATTCGATTCCTACTCAATGCGGTCCTCATAAAACTTATTCTATAAACTCACTAGAACCAACTTCCTCAATACAATCGGAATCTTACTTATATGACAAAAAATTCGTCGATTTTATAGAGAAAGATGAATATATCAAACTTTTCAATCACTATATTCATTTAGGAGGTGATCCAGCAAGATATGCCCTCAAAAGAGTCCATTTATTATCACATCACTTGGGATCCGACCTAACACATGAATGTTTGGTCCCCTTTTTATCAA GCTTACAAAAAACTGTTGATATTTCACTTTTACCCGCATTTTGTGATTCCTGGCTCCTTCTTTACAAAAACATAGATGAAATCGAAACTttacttttaatttttaagagTTTTGAGTTTTTTCTATCCCACGAAAACCCACAAATAAGAGTCAAG GCAACGAAAAATGTTATGCTGATAGTCGAGAGCTCAATAAAGCCGAGTAAAAATGGAAAGAGTTCAAGCCTAGAGGTTGTTAACTCGATACTGTGCCCGATGATAGGAACGTTCGTTGAAA GTGATTGGTTCCCATGTGCAAAATCAGCGTGTTATCTAATACCGAAAATATATTCATACGCATCGGAAAAATCGCAAAATGAACTTAGACA AGCATTTCAAAGACTATGCGACTCAGAAACGCTGACGGTTAAAATAGCAGCAGCAAAGAACCTGAAGCAGGTGATATCAATCATTGAACCGGAACACGCTATTTCAATGTTTTGGCTTGTTCTCAAGAACATGTCAATAGACAATGAAGAAGAAATAAGAATGTTAGCTGTGGATTGTTCCCTAGTTTTTGCAAAGCAGTGCACACCGGAACAGAACCTGAACCTGAATATACCGCTGTTAAAGGCAGCATCAGAGGATACGTCATGGAAAGTTCGAGAGTTTGTTGGtctcaattttataaag ATATATGAAACCTTTGATGAGTTGGTTGTTAAGGATAATCTGTTTGACTCCCatgtaaatttactatGCGACAACAATGATAGAGTTAAATCGTCCTCAATTCGATCATTTTCAAACTGGTCAGGAATTCTTTCACAGGAACTTATCGAGGCGTACGTACCTATACTCGATAATTTGGCAAAGAAGTCAAATAAAGATATAAGACAAAGCGTGTGTAAAACACTCGCGTTGTTTGCAATGAAGCTTAAGAAGAAGGATGCGTTGTCAATTCTAAGGCCAACCATCCAACTACTTTTGACAGATGAGTCAATGGAAGTAAGATTACG aGTGGTTGAGAACATACATTTGATATGTGATCGTGAAGAGTTCTACGGATTAATAGGAGAGAAGCTCATTGAAACCATCGACACATCAATTGAAAACCCAATTTGGAGGAACAGACTTGTTATAGCAGAGCAACTTACGAGTTTCTTTAGCCACTTTGGAGCCACAATATTTGAGCAAAGTTTTCTAAACGTACTTTTCAGATTATTACTCGACGATGTCTGGAAAGTTCGAAATGCAGTTTTAGTCAGTTTGGAGAAAATCTGTAATGAATGCGGAAGCATATGGGCAGTAAAGTTCATTTTATCAGAGTTAAAAACCATTTATTTAACTCCCAGGCAGTCAAGTTTCACAAAAAACAAGAAAACTAAAAGTTCCATTAGAATAGTCATTATACAAGCGCTTGTC gCCGTAGCTAAATCAATAGATGTTGAAAACCTAATTGAACACATTATGCCATTGCTTCTCAACTCATTAACG GATTCTATTCCAAATATACGTTTTGTATCTGTAAATTCACTCgcaaatatatttataatatataaaaatgaaaagcCGGAGCTATTCCTTCAAGCAAAATG CGCACTGATTAAGTTGTGCCAAGATTCAGATGAagatgtaaaatatttcgCCAAAAGAGCACTGGATACCTATGAGAGATCATTTAGTGATCACCTAGTAATGTAA